The Pygocentrus nattereri isolate fPygNat1 chromosome 2, fPygNat1.pri, whole genome shotgun sequence genome has a window encoding:
- the LOC108417048 gene encoding histone H2A-like produces MSGRGKTGGKARAKAKTRSSRAGLQFPVGRVHRLLRKGNYAERVGAGAPVYLAAVLEYLTAEILELAGNAARDNKKTRIIPRHLQLAVRNDEELNKLLGGVTIAQGGVLPNIQAVLLPKKTEKPAKTK; encoded by the coding sequence ATGAGTGGAAGAGGAAAGACCGGTGGTAAAGCCAGGGCGAAGGCCAAGACTCGCTCCTCCCGTGCTGGGCTGCAGTTCCCTGTGGGTCGTGTACACAGGCTTCTGCGTAAAGGTAACTATGCCGAGCGCGTTGGTGCTGGTGCTCCCGTCTACTTGGCCGCCGTGCTGGAGTATCTGACCGCTGAGATCCTGGAGTTGGCCGGTAACGCCGCTCGTGACAACAAGAAGACCCGTATCATTCCTCGTCACCTACAGTTGGCCGTTCGTAATGATGAGGAGCTCAACAAACTGCTCGGAGGAGTGACCATCGCTCAGGGTGGCGTTCTGCCCAATATCCAGGCCGTTCTGCTTCCCAAGAAGACCGAGAAGCCTGCCAAGACCAAGTAA
- the LOC108416227 gene encoding histone H3 has protein sequence MARTKQTARKSTGGKAPRKQLATKAARKSAPATGGVKKPHRYRPGTVALREIRRYQKSTELLIRKLPFQRLVREIAQDFKTDLRFQSSAVMALQEASEAYLVGLFEDTNLCAIHAKRVTIMPKDIQLARRIRGERA, from the coding sequence ATGGCGAGAACCAAGCAGACCGCCCGTAAGTCCACCGGTGGTAAAGCCCCGAGGAAGCAGCTGGCTACCAAGGCTGCACGGAAGAGCGCTCCGGCCACCGGCGGCGTCAAGAAGCCTCACCGTTACAGGCCCGGTACCGTGGCTCTCCGCGAGATCCGCCGCTACCAGAAGTCCACAGAGCTGCTGATCCGCAAGTTGCCCTTCCAGCGCCTGGTGCGGGAGATCGCTCAGGACTTCAAGACCGATCTCCGCTTCCAGAGCTCTGCCGTCATGGCCCTGCAGGAGGCCAGCGAGGCTTACTTGGTGGGTCTCTTCGAGGACACCAACCTGTGCGCCATCCACGCCAAGAGAGTCACCATCATGCCTAAAGACATCCAGCTGGCCCGCCGTATCCGCGGAGAGCGCGCTTAG